The Oenanthe melanoleuca isolate GR-GAL-2019-014 chromosome 12, OMel1.0, whole genome shotgun sequence DNA window GATGCAGGACAGAATGCCACTTTCCCCAGGGTCCTTGGGGCCAGAGGTGCCACTGCTTCACCTGCCCTGAGGTGGCTTAGGGCACACAAGCCCCTCTCCTCCACAATGACGGTACACCACCTTTCCTTGCAAGGTACCTTGAAGCCATCCGGAGGCTGAAGACAGAAGGGAAGTCTTTTGCCCGCACCATCCACCTCACCTTTGTGCCTGGTGagtccccaggctgtcccctctCAGGAGGTACAGaaggggctggcagctgggtgGTGCTCTGGAGTCTCCCAGGCACCACCTAGCCACACTCCCCAGATTTTGACCTCACCTAGCTCAGAAGTTTCCATGTCCAAGGGTGTACTGATGGCATCCAGGCTGGCATGGAAGGAGGAGTAGGTGGCTGGGGGATGGCCCAGTTCCTCCCTCCATGCCAGGCTCTCCCCCACAGATGAGGAGGTGGGCGGACACAAGGGCATGGAGATGTTCGTGAAGCGCCCTGAGTTCAAAGCACTCAACGTGGGCTTTGCCATGGATGAGGGTGAGTGATGGtagggctggcacagggacgTGTCTCCTCTTGGCACACACTCCTCTTGGCATCACTGCCCAGGCACCAGCATCCCACATGTTCCCAGGGACCCGCTTGGGGGATCCTTCCCCTGGGCAGTGACCAACACAGTGCCACATGGGGGAAAatgctgccaggacagagcagagggggCACATCATggtgccctccctgccccactgaCCCCCTGTCTGTGCCCACCACAGGCCTGGCCAGCCCATCTGACACCTACAGTGTCTTCTACGGTGAGAGGAGCCCATGGTGTGAGTATCTGTGTGTtcactgccctgtccctggctctCCTGGGTGCTGGGGCACTGATGTTATCCCAGGCTTTCTGCTCAACCTTTCCTTCCATGACTACTGCTGCAGGGATAAAAGTGAAGTGcatgggcagccctgggcatgGGTCCCGCTTCATCAGCaacacagcagctgagaagATGGTAAGAGAGGGGTTACCCCCTGTGCACCCCCCAAGCCTCCCCTGGGCTGTCAGCCACCTGCCCATGGGGCTGGTCCTCACCCactgcccttccctccccagcacaaagTCATCAACTCCTTCCTGGCCTTCAGGGAGAGCGAGAAGCAGAGGTAGGAGATGGGCAGCAGGATGGCAGTGGCTTAGTTCAGGCCATGAAGGGGGTCTTTGGGATCCCAAGCCAAGCTGGGatctggtgctgctgccctgtgcctcagtttccccatttTGGGTGACAAACGGGGATGGGAAGCACTTCTCCCCAGGTGGCAGATAGTGACTGTCCCTTGCATCCCCCCAAGGCTCAAGTCCGACTCAAGCCTGACCCTAGGGGATGTCACCTCTCTCAACATGACCATGCTGGAGGGGGGGGTCTCCTTCAACGTGGTGCCCTCTGAGATGGCTGCCAGCTTTGACATCCGCATCCCACCCACTGTGGACCTGAAGGTGGGCACCATGCCAGCCCCACCCAGGAGAGGAGTGGGATGAGGGTGCCCTGCTCATGGTACCCCTCCTCTGTTCTCTCTGCCAGGCCTTCGAGGAGCAGGTGGCTACATGGTGCCGTGGTGCAGGGGATGGTGTCACCTATGAGTTCCACCAGGTGAGGGATCTCAGCCACGCGGGCATATCgtgcctgtccctcccctgccaAGTGCCACTTCCTCACCCATTCATCCCTCTTTTCAGAAATGCATGGACCAACACATCACTTCCACTGAGGAGTCGGATCCATGGTGGAAGGCCTTCAGTGGGGTCTGTAGGGACATGTGAGTAGTGTCCCCAGGAAGGGCAGGACCCTGGCAGGGACATCCTTTGGTGGAAACCAGGTGGTCCCTGGGGGTCTCTGAGTTCAGGGATGGGAAGCCCAGTGATTTGCCAAAGCATCTCCCTGTTACTCCCAGAAGGGATGGGATTGGgtgtcctgcagggctgagggatTTCCTGGCACAGTGTCTGCCCATGGGGTGTGAGTAGGACAGGGGTCTTGGCTGGCCCTATGTCCATGCTGACACAGGGTCTCTCTTGACAGGAAGCTGCAGCTCAAGCTCGAGatcttccctgctgccaccGACAGCCGCTACATCCGAGCGGTGAGTGTGATGCCAGCCTGCCACACCTGGGCTGAGACCTGCAGCCCccaagcaggagctgtgtccagGTGAAAGGGGACATGTGGTGCCCATGCCAGCTCTGACCTCCCTCTGTGTCTCTCCATCTCCAGGCAGGACACCCTGCTATTGGCTTTTCCCCCATGAACCGCACCCCGGTGCTGCTCCACGACCACAACGAGTTCCTGAACGAGCAGGTCTTCCTGCGGGGCATCGAGATCTATGGCCgcctcctggctgccctggcctCGGTGCCCCCGCTGCCCGCCGAGGGCTGAGTGCCCGccgaggggcaggagggggtgCCAACAGAGACACCCAAGGCTTtaggagaggggcaggggctgggcacagaatACCTGCTGCTGGGCATGCAGATGGCATCGTGCCACATTGGCTATGTTCAGGGCTGGCCTGATGGTGACACCCACGGGGTTGTGTCCCCCTTGGCCAGGTGCCAGTAGAGCCTCATGCCCAGATGCCTCCAGCCTCTCCCGGTGTTGTCAGTGCCTCCCCCTGTCCCTTTGCCATGGCTGGCTGCACTGGCTGGGTAGTGAGGGGCCAGAGCCCCACTGCCTCCCCATGCCTtgtcctgcctccctgcctgctggctgggagagctggggccaTTGCTACCCACCCTTCCTCCCTATCAATAAATCTTGGtaagcacagcctggagcagggcagtctgtctgtctgtctgtccatgaTGGTGCTGCCCATGGGGTCTCACCCAGGCACTGTGGATTTTCTTGTGCAGTGCAGTTTGCTGGGGTGCTTCTCCTCCTCTGTTGCCTGCATGACAGCAATGCGGGCAGGATCTTGCCTGGGCAGGCTGAGGGGCCTCTGCTCCCAGTCAGCCTCGGGGGACTGGTGCTGGGGttcatcctgctgcttccctgcagagctTTCCCAGACCCTCTGGTCAGGGCAGGCAGCGTGCGGGTCTGGGCAGGCACCTCTGCTcacctgccagagctgccatcGGCTGCATCTCCTCCTCGCTGGTTCCCAGCCCTGCGTGGCTCCCCACACCTGGCGTGGGGGATCTGCCCCAGCCATGTGGTTTCTTGGGGAAACCAAGAGCCCACTGAGCGAATTGGGGTGGTTTTACATTGCTCAGGAGCTGGTCCGTTACAAAAGGTTGGGGGTGAGCCAGGGCCTCCCAGCCTCCTGACCTGTGTTTTAATTAAGAAAGCTGCTGGAACCCTTGGGGGGCTGGGGATAATGAGGCTGCCCCTGCCGAGCTGGGAGAAGAAATGAGGCTGGCGATGAAGCACTGAGGCAGAAgccaccagctcctctgctccttcccctccatCCAGTGCAGGGGGCAGTCCAAGGTTTTTGGATGTGGGACACACCTGCCCCCTGCGATGAGGCTCCCAGGGGAAGCCGGTGTGGATTCTCTGAGGTCTCATACAACCACATCCCGTGACCCAGCCGCTATGGGGAAGGATGGGAGTGGTGTGGGTACTGTGAAGTCCTTGCTGGCCAGGATCCTTGCCCAGAGAGTTGGCACCTTTGCAGGCAGACAGAGGtgcatcccctgccctgccggTGTGCCAGGGCTGCGTGTGGCACTCTGTGCCCTCCTCGACTCTACTCTGtccccttgcccagctggcctgctgtccccagcttgCCTGGCACTGACAGCTGTGTGCTTGCTAGTGCTTGGAGATCACACCACGCTGAGCATCTTTCTCAGGGGGAAGGTCTGTATGCCCTCTCCTCCCCCAGGAGTGCGAGGCTGGGGTGCCAGAGCTTCCCTGCCTTGCTGCCCATTCTCAGGGATGAaccagaggtgctggcagggtCCCTTCAGGGAAAGGGGACTGTCTAAAGCGTGCTGGCAGGGCACACTTGGGGGGTGTGCGAAGTTCTCAGGGTCACCCGGGAGATGGGGCCGTGTCCCCGCGCATCCCCGCCGCCCGGGATGGGGtggggcgggccggggcgggccgggggcgggcggTGCCGGCCCCATAAAAGCTCGGTGCCACCGGCGGCCGAGGGCGCGGCGGCGGGATGCGGGCGGCGGTGGCGGTGTCGCTGTcgctgtgctggctctgggcgGCGGGGCACAGCCTGCCCCGGCTCCGCCTGTCCTACCGCGGTGAGCCGGGCCGGGGGCACCTGCTGCGGGGCGGGGGGCTGTGCTCGgagggtgtccccagggtgggacTGGGGGAGCCTGAGCTGCGAACTGCGGAGGGCTTTTGCTGCGGTTGATGGGCAAATTGTGCTGGGGGCTCGGGCTGGGCTGCGGGTTCGGTGGGAGGCTGCCGGCACCCcgaggagaaggaggaagaagagaagagcCGGCTgacagggacaagggacaggggaTGTGTCGCCGGGCTCCGCGCcagccccgccgctccccgcggggAGTCGTCTCCCACGCGGAGtgcagggaaactgaggcacggcgGTGTTCTGGCTCGTGTGCTGGGTGGGTGGGTGGCCCCCCGGCATCCTGCCCTCGGCTGGGTCCCCGGGCTGCGCCCTCCGAGCCCCGTGGCGCTGGGGTGCGGTGCTGGGGTGCCGGGGCCCCTcgggggctgcgggggcagtgcttgcttttaattaaaactctCCTTGTGATCCTGCTCTGGCTCGCCgcatcccctgctctgccaaccatgggctgctccagccaaaCTTGACAGAGCCTGGGGCGCCCCAATCTCCTCCCGGCCTCAGAGCAACGAACCTGctctaaaaaaattaacataaaataaattgtataATGTGTatcttccccttccttcccagaAGGGGGAAAGACTTGGGTAGCCCAGCAGTTTCAGAGCCTcgggagctgcagagccagggaaagtctgtgctgcctgggctgggttCCCGGCTCTGGCCGCATCCCTTGCTCCgtcctggggcacagcaggtgaCCCCAGGGCTGCCTCTCTGTTGAACGGGAAACTGAGGCACGCAGTGCCCTCATCCCCTTATCCTGGGAGCCCGGGATGGCTCATGGCTCTGCCCCGTAATGCGATCCTATTTCTTCAGGTTGGGCTTGACAGCAGGGTGAGGAGATTTGGGGTCTCAGCAGGGGTGAATCGTGGGGCTCAGGTCTGGCTCAGTGCCTGATCCACTCCAGCACAAAGTCCAACCGTGCAGAGCCGCTTCCCAGGTGCGAGGAGCTGCCCGGGCGGGGTGGAAGCTCCTCAGCCTCCCACGGCAAGCGAGCCACCTTTGGAagcttgccttttttttttctctttaagctGCTTAATCCATTCGTCTTTCAAATTggaaacagaaactgaaatttccCATGAAACAAATTCTGCCACCGCCTTCTCCCcgggggaaagaaaaaaaaaaaaagaaaatttcaattAAATGCATTAGAGCCTCTGAAATTAAAATCGTGGTGAGCTGAAGCTGTTTGTGCAGAGCTCCCCAACCTGGGCTCTGTGTGGCTGGTGGCTCTGGCGGTGAGGTGACTTtggggggtgacagggacaggcattGTGCTGTGGGTGCAATGGTGGCCATGTACCCAGCTCTCCCTCACACTTCCAGCcactcttccttttgttttaactTCCAGCCGTGGCGCATATAAGAGGGGAAAGAGCATTTTGCTGTTGTGTGGACCAGAAGCATTGCCCTGGGCTCTTTGCTGTCCCTCCTGAAGGATCTCCACTTGGGGGGTGGCTCCCGTGGGAGCCCCACCCTGGGGTAAAGGTGtcccagggagggatggggcatggccaggggctgttccctggggagctgcagaggaaggcGCCCTGGGCCAGTGTAACCCGAGGCGCCGGAGGAATTCGCCAGGTctgggggagaaggggaagcCTTGCCTGAAACAATAAAAGGAGCCTGCCGACTTTACCAGTGTTGTTTTGAGCTGGGAAAATATTATTGCTGGGCAAGAATAGAAGGAGACGACAGCATTTTCCTGGGCTGGACTCGGCGATACGGGAGGACCTGATGCTGGGAGGATGCAGGGAGGAGGGTACCAGACTGGGTGGAGGGACCACCACTGCCTGgagccagctctgcttgcaAACAATGAGGATGGAGCCGCTGGGGCTGTATCCTGGTGCCACTGGCATCACCAGTTAAGGCACTGGGACTGCCCCTAAGCAGGGATAGGGTGTGTGATGGGGTGAAGGTGTCTGTTGTACCCTGCTGGGGATGGACCTTGTCTCTTGTAGGGCCTAGGGGAGGCATTTTCCACCAGGATGGGGCATTATGTTGCTGGCCACCTTCTTGCTGGAAGTGACAAATGTCCCCCCAGTAAGTGCAGGACTTGGTACCCTAGTGTCCTGATCTGTGGCAACTGGATTtatcccagcaccagctccc harbors:
- the ACY1 gene encoding aminoacylase-1, yielding MAPGKPGKSAGASENPSVTLFREYLRIDTVHPKPDYDAAVQFLERVGTDLGLACQKVEVCQGRVVLILTWQGTNPRLRSILLNSHTDVVPVFEEHWTYPPFEAVKDSQGNIYARGAQDMKCVSIQYLEAIRRLKTEGKSFARTIHLTFVPDEEVGGHKGMEMFVKRPEFKALNVGFAMDEGLASPSDTYSVFYGERSPWWIKVKCMGSPGHGSRFISNTAAEKMHKVINSFLAFRESEKQRLKSDSSLTLGDVTSLNMTMLEGGVSFNVVPSEMAASFDIRIPPTVDLKAFEEQVATWCRGAGDGVTYEFHQKCMDQHITSTEESDPWWKAFSGVCRDMKLQLKLEIFPAATDSRYIRAAGHPAIGFSPMNRTPVLLHDHNEFLNEQVFLRGIEIYGRLLAALASVPPLPAEG